Proteins from a single region of Stappia sp. ES.058:
- a CDS encoding CatB-related O-acetyltransferase — protein sequence MHGPDPRTRHPLGGAAHTVFLKTVITRATIEVGDFTYYHDPENAEAFEDRNVLYHFDFIGDRLTIGRFCALATGVRFIMNGANHAMGGFSTYPFNIFGSGWEDGFDLASVTDGLRGDTVVGNDVWIGREATVMPGVSIGDGAIVGAHAVVASPVPPYAVVAGNPARIVRYRFCEDTIETLLDIAWWHWTPEKIARTLDAIRGADLDRLKAAR from the coding sequence ATGCATGGACCCGATCCCCGCACCCGCCATCCGCTGGGCGGCGCGGCGCATACCGTGTTTCTCAAGACCGTGATCACCCGAGCGACCATCGAGGTCGGCGATTTCACCTATTATCATGACCCCGAGAACGCCGAGGCGTTCGAGGACCGCAACGTCCTCTACCACTTCGACTTCATCGGCGACCGGCTGACGATCGGACGGTTCTGCGCGCTGGCAACCGGCGTGCGCTTCATCATGAACGGCGCGAACCATGCCATGGGCGGGTTTTCGACGTATCCGTTCAACATCTTCGGCAGCGGCTGGGAGGACGGCTTCGACCTCGCCAGCGTGACCGACGGCCTGCGCGGCGACACGGTCGTCGGCAATGACGTTTGGATCGGCCGCGAGGCGACCGTGATGCCCGGCGTGTCGATCGGCGACGGCGCCATCGTCGGCGCACATGCGGTGGTCGCCTCGCCCGTGCCGCCCTACGCCGTCGTTGCTGGAAACCCCGCGCGCATTGTGCGATACCGGTTTTGCGAGGACACGATCGAAACGCTCCTGGACATCGCCTGGTGGCACTGGACACCCGAGAAGATCGCCCGAACCCTTGATGCCATCCGTGGCGCGGACCTCGACCGGCTAAAGGCCGCGCGCTGA
- a CDS encoding DMT family transporter produces MELWIPITIFAAFCQNARSALQKHLKGRLGTTGATFVRFGYGFPFALAYLALLHLGLGHSLPLPGAEFWVIGAAGGLAQIAATFLLVHLFSYRNFVVGTAYSKTEPVQAAVFGLVFLGETVTAMAAFAIAIGVAGVVIISLAGQRVGVKSVVAALTGRPALIGLASAALFGVSAVCVRGASLSLGGPDFLMQAGFTLAYVTVFQTLAMGVWMIWREPDQLAASLASWRTAVWVGLSGVAGSAGWFTAMTLQQVAYVRALAQIELVFTFLVSWIVFRELVRPAEAGGALLIVAGIVILLLGV; encoded by the coding sequence ATGGAACTCTGGATCCCGATCACGATTTTTGCGGCGTTTTGTCAAAATGCCCGCTCAGCTCTGCAAAAACACCTGAAAGGCCGGCTCGGCACCACGGGCGCGACCTTCGTGCGCTTCGGCTACGGCTTTCCCTTCGCGCTTGCCTATCTGGCGCTGCTGCACCTCGGCCTCGGGCATTCCCTGCCTTTGCCGGGCGCGGAGTTTTGGGTCATCGGGGCAGCGGGCGGGCTGGCGCAGATCGCGGCGACCTTCCTTCTGGTGCATCTCTTCAGCTACCGCAACTTCGTGGTCGGCACGGCCTATTCCAAGACAGAGCCGGTCCAGGCGGCGGTCTTCGGCCTCGTCTTCCTGGGCGAGACGGTGACCGCGATGGCCGCCTTCGCCATCGCCATTGGCGTTGCGGGCGTTGTGATCATCTCGCTCGCGGGCCAGCGCGTCGGGGTGAAGAGTGTCGTTGCCGCCCTTACCGGCCGTCCCGCGCTGATCGGACTGGCGTCCGCCGCGCTCTTCGGCGTCTCGGCGGTCTGTGTGCGCGGCGCGTCGCTGTCGCTTGGCGGGCCGGATTTCCTGATGCAGGCCGGCTTCACGCTTGCCTATGTGACCGTCTTCCAGACGCTGGCGATGGGCGTGTGGATGATCTGGCGCGAGCCGGATCAACTGGCCGCGAGCCTTGCGAGTTGGCGGACCGCGGTCTGGGTCGGCCTGTCGGGAGTGGCAGGTTCCGCCGGCTGGTTCACGGCGATGACGCTGCAGCAGGTCGCCTATGTGCGCGCGCTCGCCCAGATCGAGCTGGTTTTCACCTTCCTCGTTTCCTGGATCGTCTTCCGCGAACTGGTTCGCCCGGCCGAGGCCGGGGGCGCGCTGTTGATCGTCGCCGGCATCGTCATCCTGCTTCTGGGCGTGTGA
- a CDS encoding DUF817 domain-containing protein, with amino-acid sequence MRFNLVQRLGRPATAASHTERWLHILLPHVYRRLGKGVAARAATEFLAFGIKQAYACLYGALLLALILGTRFFYPADAGLARYDFLFLAALAIQLWLLAARLETLDEAKVILIFHVVGTAMEVFKTAAGSWIYPEESLFRIGGVPLFSGFMYAAVGSYLARISRIFDFRYSHYPPLWTTWAFALAIYANFFTHHYTIDIRLGLFALLFVLYGRTFVHYSVYRYRHRMPLVLGFFLVAVFIWLAENIGTFAQAWRYPDQADGWRLVSIAKLNAWVLLMIISFVLVTLVNRPRKE; translated from the coding sequence ATGCGGTTCAATCTGGTGCAGCGACTGGGCCGGCCGGCCACCGCCGCCTCGCACACGGAACGGTGGCTGCACATCCTCCTGCCGCATGTCTACCGGCGTCTCGGCAAGGGCGTTGCCGCGCGCGCGGCGACCGAGTTCCTCGCCTTCGGCATCAAGCAGGCCTACGCCTGCCTCTACGGCGCGCTGCTTCTGGCGCTGATCCTGGGCACACGCTTCTTCTACCCCGCGGATGCCGGGCTTGCCCGCTACGACTTTCTGTTCCTCGCCGCACTGGCCATTCAGCTGTGGCTCCTCGCCGCACGGCTGGAAACGCTGGACGAAGCCAAGGTGATCCTGATCTTCCATGTGGTGGGCACCGCGATGGAAGTGTTCAAGACCGCCGCCGGATCCTGGATTTATCCGGAAGAGAGCCTTTTCCGAATCGGCGGCGTGCCGCTGTTCTCCGGCTTCATGTATGCTGCCGTCGGCAGCTACCTGGCCCGGATCTCGCGAATCTTCGATTTCCGCTACAGCCATTATCCACCGCTTTGGACGACATGGGCTTTCGCCCTCGCGATCTACGCGAATTTCTTCACCCACCACTACACGATCGACATCAGGCTCGGCCTGTTCGCCCTGCTGTTCGTGCTCTACGGGCGCACCTTCGTGCATTATTCCGTCTACCGCTACCGGCACCGCATGCCGCTGGTGCTCGGGTTTTTCCTGGTTGCGGTGTTTATCTGGCTGGCGGAAAACATCGGCACATTCGCGCAGGCCTGGCGCTATCCCGATCAGGCCGACGGCTGGCGGCTGGTATCGATCGCGAAACTCAACGCGTGGGTGCTGTTGATGATCATCTCCTTCGTGCTGGTGACACTGGTCAACAGACCCCGGAAAGAGTGA
- the yihA gene encoding ribosome biogenesis GTP-binding protein YihA/YsxC encodes MTETDTSAPHDPNDPASYSDAEIEAGRLLFRRPWSFITSVAGLDQLPGDEMIEVAFAGRSNVGKSSLINALTGVNGLARTSNTPGRTQMLNFFGADSSDVALVDMPGYGYAKAPKTLVDAWTELVYTYLQGRARLRRVFVLIDSRHGLKANDLEVMTLLDRAAVNYQVVLTKIDKIKPGQAKRVKEETAQGIVKRPAAHPVVIETSSDTATGLAELRAEIHKLTLM; translated from the coding sequence ATGACCGAAACCGACACCTCCGCTCCGCACGATCCAAACGACCCCGCAAGCTACAGCGATGCCGAGATCGAGGCGGGCCGTCTCTTGTTTCGCCGTCCCTGGTCTTTCATCACCAGTGTCGCGGGTCTCGACCAATTGCCAGGCGACGAGATGATCGAGGTTGCTTTCGCCGGACGTTCGAACGTCGGAAAGTCGAGCCTGATCAACGCCTTGACCGGGGTCAACGGACTGGCGCGAACCTCCAACACACCCGGCCGCACGCAGATGCTCAACTTCTTCGGCGCCGACAGCAGCGACGTCGCGCTCGTCGACATGCCCGGCTACGGCTATGCCAAGGCACCCAAGACGCTCGTCGATGCGTGGACGGAGCTGGTCTATACCTATCTGCAAGGCCGGGCGCGGCTCAGGCGCGTGTTCGTGCTGATCGACAGCCGTCACGGGCTGAAGGCCAACGACCTGGAGGTCATGACCCTGCTCGACCGGGCCGCGGTCAACTATCAGGTCGTGCTGACCAAGATCGACAAGATCAAGCCCGGTCAGGCAAAGCGTGTGAAAGAGGAAACCGCGCAAGGCATCGTGAAACGGCCGGCGGCCCATCCCGTCGTGATCGAAACATCATCGGATACCGCCACGGGACTTGCGGAACTGCGCGCGGAGATCCATAAACTGACGCTGATGTAA
- a CDS encoding class I SAM-dependent methyltransferase, with translation MLSFSPVSPDNMYRKKRVERFRAMIEDYVDRRGHCRIIDLGGTHGFWEVWRDLIDYDNVSITCVNIDVSSQTPVDFDLPIELVEGSACDLPQYADNAFDLVFSNSVIEHVGLWSNKVAFAHEARRLAPSYFIQTPNYGFPIEPHARFPMLHWLPRPIAYRIHMRMHTGFYPKAATLDDAMFSAEDAIMLDRKQMRHLFPDANVELERFFGLAKSLLAIRHMTADPQGAAEAA, from the coding sequence GTGCTGAGTTTTTCGCCCGTATCGCCCGATAACATGTACCGCAAGAAGCGGGTCGAACGGTTTCGTGCGATGATCGAGGACTATGTCGACCGTCGTGGGCATTGCCGAATCATCGACCTTGGCGGCACGCATGGCTTCTGGGAAGTCTGGCGCGACCTGATCGATTACGACAACGTGTCGATCACCTGCGTCAACATTGACGTTTCGTCGCAGACGCCTGTCGATTTCGATCTGCCGATCGAACTGGTCGAGGGAAGCGCCTGCGATCTGCCGCAATATGCGGACAACGCCTTTGACCTCGTCTTTTCCAATTCGGTGATCGAGCATGTCGGGCTGTGGTCGAACAAGGTCGCATTCGCACATGAGGCCCGCCGGCTGGCGCCGAGTTACTTCATACAAACGCCGAATTACGGCTTTCCGATCGAGCCGCACGCGCGCTTTCCGATGCTGCACTGGCTGCCGCGGCCGATCGCCTACCGTATCCACATGCGCATGCACACCGGCTTTTATCCGAAGGCTGCGACCCTCGACGACGCGATGTTCTCCGCCGAGGACGCGATCATGCTCGACCGCAAGCAGATGCGCCATCTCTTCCCGGACGCGAATGTGGAGCTGGAGCGCTTCTTCGGTCTGGCGAAGTCGTTGCTGGCGATCCGTCACATGACTGCCGACCCGCAGGGGGCTGCCGAGGCGGCATGA
- the argB gene encoding acetylglutamate kinase: protein MPDPAPINPAQVISKALPYMLRYDDQVVVVKYGGHAMGDPELGHAFARDITLLRLAGVLPVVVHGGGPQIGSMLERLGIKSEFRNGLRVTDKATVEVVEMVLAGAINKEVVHLINSEGGKAIGLCGKDGNLVTAQKLQRRVRDPNSAIEEVIDLGFVGEPTEVNPTVLKLVMKEELIPVVAPVAPGRDGETYNINADTFAGAIAGSLDAKRLLFLTDVPGVLDADGKLIKELSVAQARALIDDGTISGGMIPKVETCIEAIERGVEGVVILNGKVPHAVLLELFTDQGAGTLLRP from the coding sequence ATGCCAGACCCCGCACCGATCAATCCCGCGCAAGTCATTTCCAAGGCCCTGCCCTACATGCTGCGCTACGATGATCAGGTCGTCGTGGTGAAATACGGCGGCCATGCGATGGGGGACCCGGAGCTTGGCCATGCCTTTGCCCGCGACATCACCCTGCTTCGCCTTGCCGGGGTTCTGCCCGTTGTGGTGCATGGCGGCGGACCGCAGATCGGTTCCATGCTGGAACGGCTCGGCATCAAGAGCGAGTTCAGAAACGGCCTGCGCGTCACCGACAAGGCCACCGTCGAGGTGGTGGAAATGGTGCTCGCCGGCGCGATCAACAAGGAAGTCGTCCACCTGATAAATTCGGAGGGCGGCAAGGCCATCGGGCTGTGCGGCAAGGACGGCAACCTGGTGACCGCGCAGAAGCTGCAGCGCCGGGTGCGCGACCCCAACTCCGCAATCGAAGAAGTCATCGATCTCGGCTTCGTCGGCGAGCCGACGGAGGTCAATCCGACCGTCTTGAAGCTCGTCATGAAGGAGGAACTGATCCCGGTCGTGGCACCGGTGGCGCCCGGCCGCGATGGCGAGACATACAACATCAACGCCGACACTTTCGCCGGCGCAATCGCCGGTTCGCTCGATGCCAAGCGGCTCCTGTTTCTCACCGACGTGCCGGGCGTGCTCGACGCCGACGGCAAGCTGATCAAGGAGCTGTCGGTCGCCCAGGCGCGCGCCCTGATCGACGACGGCACGATTTCCGGCGGCATGATCCCCAAGGTCGAGACCTGCATCGAGGCGATCGAACGCGGCGTCGAGGGCGTCGTCATTCTCAACGGAAAGGTGCCGCACGCCGTGTTGCTGGAACTGTTCACCGACCAGGGCGCCGGGACCCTGCTGCGCCCGTGA
- a CDS encoding EAL domain-containing protein, producing the protein MHKGHGANNGLRAHLTSNDHGDAISRTDLAGFGLVEDGPDPALDEIVRTAARITNCEKAFITFAQNDQLHVIASLGSSVSQTPAAASVCGVTYREDAPLIVPDLSKDARFENYPYVAMDGGNRFYAGFPMRLACGVSIGTLCVIDRQTREETLNDTQLATMQSLTALAVRIMEGRQRDARLNDYVGIASDWIWEQDDQFCFTYLSRGAAENGIHIEAFLGKPRWEAACGNGENQQFWADHRRALEAHESFRDLRFRWFDGDRERIISISGRPVNSQDGTFLGYRGSARDISEEEAARREVEYMAHHDSLTGLANRAAFEHRVGEAFKRWEESGSAATVFLLDIDHFKQVNDTYGHSAGDTLLIAVANRLKACVGVEATVARLGGDEFAILEPSLNRDGAVTEYAAALANAIAAPTDIGNFTIECGSSIGVAALPEHGGSFSQLMGNADLALYEAKAVGRGRFILFDTVMRRDADCRNTLARELCDAFDNDQFDLVFQPIVRMEDECIVGAEALLRWDHPERGRLSPGAFISALDSSRYAADVGYKVLEDACRAALPWVREAPYGFRLSVNLFAGQLRDPRLVNRVRAILERTGFDGRNLDLEITENILITPNTDLADTLRALKQMGAQIVLDDFGTGFGSLNHLLQFSIDRIKVDRHFVNGLNIDIDYNTVTHAVVKLAVDLGLKVTAEGIETEEQKHFLSLIGCTDVQGFHFSRPVGGAQIPALIEEALRQSESGQSASSLRKGVA; encoded by the coding sequence ATGCACAAGGGCCACGGCGCGAACAACGGGTTGCGCGCGCATTTGACGAGCAACGACCATGGTGACGCGATCTCGCGCACGGACCTTGCCGGCTTTGGCCTTGTCGAGGACGGGCCCGATCCGGCACTGGACGAAATCGTGCGCACCGCGGCGCGAATCACCAATTGCGAGAAGGCATTCATCACCTTTGCGCAGAACGACCAGCTTCACGTCATCGCCTCTCTTGGCAGCAGCGTCAGCCAGACACCGGCGGCTGCGTCCGTTTGCGGCGTGACCTATCGCGAAGACGCTCCGCTGATCGTTCCGGACCTGTCAAAAGACGCTCGCTTCGAGAATTACCCCTATGTCGCGATGGACGGCGGGAATCGCTTTTATGCGGGCTTTCCAATGCGTCTGGCATGCGGTGTGTCGATCGGCACCTTGTGCGTCATCGATCGTCAGACGCGCGAGGAAACGCTGAACGACACACAGTTGGCCACGATGCAGTCTCTGACGGCGCTTGCGGTACGCATCATGGAAGGGCGCCAGCGCGATGCCCGGCTGAACGACTACGTCGGGATCGCCTCCGACTGGATCTGGGAGCAGGATGACCAGTTCTGCTTCACCTATCTGTCGCGTGGCGCGGCGGAAAACGGCATCCACATCGAGGCCTTTCTGGGCAAGCCGCGTTGGGAGGCCGCCTGCGGAAATGGCGAGAACCAACAGTTTTGGGCTGATCACCGGCGCGCGCTGGAAGCGCATGAGTCCTTCCGCGACCTGCGCTTCCGCTGGTTCGACGGAGACCGGGAGCGGATCATTTCCATCAGCGGCCGTCCGGTCAATTCGCAGGACGGCACCTTCCTGGGCTATCGCGGATCGGCCCGCGACATCTCCGAAGAAGAAGCGGCCCGGCGCGAAGTCGAATACATGGCGCACCATGATTCACTGACCGGTCTGGCCAATCGCGCGGCTTTCGAACACCGCGTCGGCGAGGCCTTCAAGCGCTGGGAAGAAAGCGGCAGCGCCGCTACCGTTTTTCTGCTCGACATCGATCATTTCAAGCAGGTCAACGACACATACGGGCATTCCGCCGGCGACACGCTGCTGATCGCGGTGGCAAACCGGCTCAAGGCCTGCGTCGGCGTGGAGGCGACCGTCGCGCGTCTCGGCGGCGACGAATTCGCCATTCTCGAACCAAGTCTGAACCGGGACGGCGCGGTGACCGAATATGCCGCTGCCCTTGCCAATGCCATTGCCGCACCGACCGATATCGGGAATTTCACCATCGAATGCGGCAGCAGCATCGGCGTGGCGGCGTTGCCCGAACACGGCGGCAGCTTCAGCCAGTTGATGGGGAATGCGGATCTCGCACTTTATGAAGCCAAGGCGGTCGGGCGCGGGCGCTTCATCCTGTTCGATACCGTCATGCGCCGCGACGCGGACTGCCGCAACACGCTGGCGCGCGAGCTGTGCGACGCCTTCGACAACGACCAGTTCGATCTCGTCTTCCAGCCGATCGTGCGCATGGAGGATGAATGCATCGTCGGGGCGGAGGCGCTTCTGCGCTGGGATCACCCGGAACGCGGCCGGCTGTCGCCCGGCGCTTTCATCTCGGCGCTCGATTCCAGCCGCTATGCCGCCGATGTCGGATACAAGGTTCTGGAGGATGCCTGCCGGGCGGCGCTCCCATGGGTCCGCGAAGCCCCATACGGGTTCCGGCTGTCGGTCAACCTGTTCGCCGGGCAATTGCGCGATCCGCGCCTGGTCAATCGGGTACGTGCGATCCTGGAGCGCACGGGGTTCGACGGACGCAACCTCGATCTCGAGATCACGGAAAACATCCTGATCACCCCGAATACCGACCTGGCCGACACGCTGCGGGCCCTGAAGCAGATGGGGGCCCAAATCGTGCTCGACGATTTCGGCACCGGCTTCGGATCGCTCAATCACCTGCTGCAGTTTTCCATCGACCGTATCAAGGTCGACCGCCATTTTGTCAACGGTCTCAACATCGACATCGATTACAACACCGTGACCCATGCCGTGGTGAAACTGGCCGTCGATCTCGGTCTCAAGGTCACCGCGGAAGGCATCGAAACGGAAGAGCAGAAACACTTCCTGTCGCTGATCGGCTGCACCGACGTTCAGGGCTTCCATTTTTCGCGTCCGGTTGGCGGCGCCCAGATCCCGGCACTGATCGAGGAGGCCCTGCGCCAGTCGGAGAGCGGACAATCCGCCTCCAGCCTGCGCAAAGGGGTCGCCTGA
- the dapD gene encoding 2,3,4,5-tetrahydropyridine-2,6-dicarboxylate N-succinyltransferase, whose translation MNTAHTDQSKLAAIIDAAFEDRATIDAHTTGEIRDAVATALDLLDRGHARVAEKHDGDWVVNQWLKKAVLLSFRLNPMEVIKGGPGDATWWDKVPSKFDGWRGVDFETAGFRAVPGCIVRRSAHIGRDVVLMPSFVNLGAFVDEGTMVDTWATVGSCAQIGKGVHLSGGVGIGGVLEPLQAGPVIIEDNCFIGARSEVVEGCIVREGSVLGMGVFIGQSTKIVDRATGEVSYGEVPPYSVVVAGTMPGKPMPNGEPGPNLYCAVIVKRVDEKTRSKTSINELLRA comes from the coding sequence ATGAACACAGCCCACACCGACCAGTCGAAACTGGCCGCCATCATCGATGCCGCCTTCGAGGACCGCGCCACAATCGACGCGCATACGACCGGCGAGATCCGCGATGCGGTCGCGACGGCGCTGGACCTGCTCGACCGCGGCCATGCGCGCGTCGCCGAAAAGCATGATGGCGACTGGGTCGTGAACCAGTGGCTGAAAAAAGCGGTGCTGCTCTCCTTCCGGCTCAATCCGATGGAAGTGATCAAGGGCGGACCGGGCGATGCGACCTGGTGGGACAAGGTCCCGTCGAAGTTCGACGGCTGGCGTGGCGTCGACTTCGAGACCGCCGGCTTTCGCGCGGTTCCCGGCTGCATCGTGCGCCGCTCCGCCCATATCGGTCGCGACGTCGTGCTGATGCCCTCCTTCGTCAACCTCGGCGCCTTCGTCGACGAGGGCACGATGGTCGACACCTGGGCCACCGTCGGCTCCTGCGCGCAGATCGGCAAGGGCGTGCATCTGTCGGGCGGCGTCGGCATCGGCGGTGTTCTGGAGCCGCTTCAGGCCGGGCCGGTGATCATCGAGGACAATTGCTTCATCGGCGCGCGCTCGGAGGTGGTGGAAGGCTGCATCGTGCGCGAGGGCTCTGTCCTCGGCATGGGTGTCTTCATCGGCCAGTCGACCAAGATCGTCGACCGCGCCACCGGCGAAGTTTCCTATGGGGAAGTGCCGCCCTATTCGGTCGTCGTCGCCGGCACCATGCCGGGCAAGCCGATGCCGAACGGCGAGCCGGGGCCGAACCTTTATTGCGCGGTCATCGTCAAGCGCGTCGACGAGAAGACACGCTCCAAGACCTCGATCAACGAGTTGCTGCGGGCCTGA
- a CDS encoding pyrimidine 5'-nucleotidase: MNDTPTLNGEGRHAHQHDLRAFKGVEAWVFDLDNTLYPASSDLFSQIDARISDYIARTLDMPHDEARTKQKAFYRDYGTTLRGLMLEYDIEPDAFLEYVHDIDYSPIDPNPELGRMIANLPGKKFIFTNGDKPHAERTAERLGISDQFDDIFDIVAAGLLPKPNLEAYNLFMKQTGVAPARAAMFEDLARNLEVPHKLGMRSVLLVPDGTRAVFREEWELEGANAPHVDFVTDNLAGFLKAVNGALTQGAA; the protein is encoded by the coding sequence GTGAACGATACCCCCACTCTCAACGGCGAAGGCCGGCATGCGCACCAGCACGACCTGCGCGCCTTCAAGGGCGTGGAAGCGTGGGTGTTCGATCTCGACAACACGCTCTATCCGGCATCGAGCGATCTTTTCTCGCAGATCGACGCCCGGATTTCCGACTATATCGCGCGTACGCTCGACATGCCGCACGACGAGGCGCGCACCAAGCAGAAGGCGTTTTACCGCGACTACGGCACGACGCTGCGCGGGCTGATGCTCGAATACGACATCGAGCCGGACGCCTTCCTGGAATATGTCCACGACATCGACTATTCGCCGATCGACCCCAATCCGGAACTCGGCCGGATGATCGCGAACCTGCCGGGCAAGAAGTTCATCTTCACCAATGGCGACAAGCCGCATGCCGAGCGCACCGCCGAACGCCTCGGCATCTCCGATCAGTTCGACGACATCTTCGACATCGTCGCCGCCGGACTCCTGCCCAAGCCGAACCTCGAGGCCTACAACCTGTTCATGAAACAAACCGGCGTGGCGCCTGCGCGCGCTGCAATGTTTGAGGATCTCGCCCGCAATCTTGAGGTGCCGCACAAGCTTGGAATGCGCTCCGTCCTTCTGGTGCCGGATGGCACGCGGGCCGTGTTTCGCGAGGAATGGGAACTGGAAGGCGCCAACGCGCCGCATGTCGACTTCGTCACCGACAATCTCGCCGGTTTCCTCAAGGCGGTGAACGGCGCGCTGACGCAGGGCGCGGCGTAG
- a CDS encoding alkylphosphonate utilization protein translates to MATCALCSADTTTDVAIAPRDESLPLCDTCRDGVENGPVDGPHWQCLNEAIWSPDPATQVVAWRLLKALPEAPWAREVLEIAYLEPEVQAWAEEGTGGADSDTDALVHVDSNGAVLASGDTVTLIKDLAVKGAGFTAKRGTAVRKISLVPDNAAHIEGRVEGQRIVILTQYVKKA, encoded by the coding sequence ATGGCGACCTGCGCCCTTTGCTCTGCCGACACCACCACCGACGTCGCAATCGCGCCGCGAGACGAAAGCCTACCGCTTTGCGACACCTGCCGGGACGGGGTCGAGAACGGTCCCGTCGACGGTCCGCACTGGCAATGCCTCAACGAGGCGATCTGGAGCCCGGATCCGGCAACCCAGGTCGTCGCCTGGCGGCTCCTGAAGGCGCTGCCGGAAGCGCCCTGGGCGCGCGAGGTTCTGGAGATCGCCTATCTGGAACCGGAGGTCCAAGCCTGGGCCGAGGAGGGCACGGGCGGTGCTGACTCCGATACCGACGCGCTCGTTCATGTCGACAGCAACGGCGCGGTGCTTGCCTCCGGCGACACCGTCACCCTGATCAAGGATCTTGCCGTGAAGGGGGCCGGCTTCACCGCCAAGCGCGGCACGGCCGTGCGCAAGATCTCGCTCGTGCCCGACAACGCCGCCCATATCGAGGGCCGCGTCGAGGGCCAGCGGATCGTGATCCTCACGCAATATGTGAAAAAGGCCTGA